The Anabas testudineus chromosome 14, fAnaTes1.2, whole genome shotgun sequence genome includes a region encoding these proteins:
- the dnajc18 gene encoding dnaJ homolog subfamily C member 18: protein MDKDEADRLIEKAKLCLRSGRKDRALQLLFEAQKMFPSTRARVLIDAIARDGGTAPPEANHVPPPSGWRDEDIRSNETSNASRDEKKSYTEDQRQGVLRIKNCKDFYEILGVPKTASDEDLKKAYRKLALKFHPDKNFAPGATDAFKAIGNAYAVLSNPEKRQQYDQYGDQSAASNAPQHPSHSRHGHHRSFHRDFEADISPEELFNIFFGGRFPTGNIHVYTNQGASYSQFYQPRRRRAYERREEVVEENQSQNTFTALLQLLPVLVLILISVFTQMMATNPPYSLFYKPAMGLVVSRETQHMGVPYYVDKSFEKEYRGASLDELEKTIESDYIEHLQSRCWKEKQQKSDLANLGQLYRDERLKQKAESMRLDHCEKLHRLVGRQRGK from the exons ATGGACAAAGACGAAGCCGACCGGCTGATCGAGAAGGCGAAGCTGTGTCTGCGCTCCGGACGGAAGGATCGGgcgctgcagctgctgtttgaagCGCAGAAAATGTTCCCCAGCACCCGGGCCAGAG TGCTTATAGACGCCATAGCAAGGGATGGAGGCACTGCTCCGCCAGAAGCAAACCACGTACCCCCACCATCAGGCTGGAGAGACGAGGACATTAGGAGCAACGAAACTAGTAATGCGAGCAGGGACGAGAAAAAGAGCTACACCGAGGATCAACGGCAGGGTGTCCTCAG GATAAAGAATTGCAAAGACTTCTATGAAATCCTTGGTGTTCCCAAAACAGCCAGCGATGAAGATTTAAAGAAGGCATACAGGAAGTTGGCCCTCAAGTTTCACCCGGATAAGAACTTTGCTCCAGGAGCCACAGATGCTTTCAAAG CAATAGGCAATGCCTATGCAGTGCTGAGCAATCCAGAGAAGAGGCAGCAGTATGATCAATATGGAGACCAGTCTGCAGCTTCGAATGCACCCCAGCACCCCAGCCACAGTCGCCATGGCCACCACCGAAGCTTCCACAGAGACTTTGAGGCTGACATTTCCCCCGAGGAacttttcaacattttctttggaGGAAGGTTTCCCACAG GAAATATCCACGTGTACACCAACCAAGGAGCCTCCTACTCTCAGTTCTATCAACCTCGCCGTCGACGCGCTTATGAGAGGCGcgaggaggtggtggaggaaaACCAGAGTCAG AACACCTTCACGGCACTCCTGCAGCTTCTCCCAGTGCTGGTGCTAATCCTCATATCAGTGTTTACTCAGATGATGGCCACTAACCCGCCCTACAGTCTCTTTTATAAGCC GGCCATGGGGCTGGTGGTTTCCAGGGAAACGCAGCACATGGGCGTACCGTACTATGTGGATAAAAGTTTTGAGAAAGAATACCGTGGGGCGTCACTGGACGAACTGGAGAAAACAATAGAGAGTGACTATATCGAACACCTCCAAAGCCGGTGCtggaaagagaaacagcaga AATCAGACCTGGCGAACCTCGGACAACTGTACCGAGATGAAAGGTTAAAGCAGAAGGCGGAGTCGATGAGGCTGGACCACTGTGAGAAACTGCATCGGCTGGTTGGGCGTCAGAGAGGCAAATGA